Proteins co-encoded in one bacterium genomic window:
- the carB gene encoding carbamoyl-phosphate synthase large subunit, which yields MPKRGDLKKIMLIGSGPIIIGQACEFDYSGTQACKALREEGYEVVLVNSNPATIMTDTDFADRTYIEPITPEIVGMIIERERPDALLPTIGGQTGLNIAISLHEMGILQKFGVELIGASFEAIQKAEDRNLFRKAMEKLGLTVPRSGYIRSLEEAIRVIPDIGYPAIIRPSFTLGGTGAGIAYNREEFEESIRWALDASPKRTVLVEQSVIGWKEFELEVMRDLADNVVIVCSIENLDPMGVHTGDSITVAPAQTLTDKEYQIMRNAALRIIREIGVDTGGSNIQFAVHPETGEMVIIEMNPRVSRSSALASKATGFPIAKIAAKLAVGYTLDEIRNDITRETPASFEPTIDYVVTKIPRFTFEKFPQTEDLLGTQMKSVGEVMAIGRTFKESLQKAVRSLENGRYGFEEMIPPVIPPNPAARRKAIAEKLRKPNSLRLYYVGEAFRDGWTVGEIREATGIDPWFLENIRQIIAMEGEIRAKAEGFRDGAAKDPGAFGTFLRRVKGNGFSDRRLSKLLGISEDDFRGIRYAAGVRAVYKRVDTCGAEFEAHTPYLYSTYDRENEGAPTDRKKVVILGGGPNRIGQGIEFDYCCVHGVFSLREEGFETIMVNCNPETVSTDYDSSDRLYFEPLTKEDVLAIIEEEKPVGVIVQFGGQTPLKLSVPLEKEGVRILGTSPESIDRAEDRERFAEMLNLLGLSQPPNGIARSTPDAVAIAARIGYPVLLRPSYVLGGRAMEIVHDEEGLRRYLTEAVSASEAKPVLVDRFLEDAIEIDVDAISDGETVVVGGIMEHIEEAGVHSGDSACSLPPHSISRETIAEITRQTKALARELSVVGLMNVQFAIQRGKIFILEVNPRASRTIPFVSKAIGVPLAKLAAKVMAGRTLADLGFTTEVVPNHVCVKEAVFPFIKFPDVDTLLGPEMKSTGEVMGIDRSFGAAFAKAQIGAGMILPRSGKVFVSVRDEDKEGVFDAAERLKRCGFSLVATRGTAAFLAARGVPCGTVRKVNEGRPHVADLIRNGEIAMVINTPLGAQSKADSYYIRRASLVYNVPYFTTLAAARAVSLGISTLIADDLSVRSLQEYHGTARPAGR from the coding sequence CGGCCACGATCATGACCGACACCGACTTCGCCGACCGGACGTACATCGAGCCGATCACCCCGGAGATCGTCGGGATGATCATCGAGCGGGAGCGCCCCGATGCGCTGCTGCCGACCATCGGCGGACAGACGGGGCTGAACATCGCCATTTCCCTGCACGAGATGGGGATTCTGCAGAAGTTCGGCGTGGAACTGATCGGGGCGAGCTTCGAGGCGATCCAGAAGGCGGAGGACCGGAACCTCTTCCGGAAGGCGATGGAGAAGCTCGGGCTGACGGTTCCCCGGTCCGGGTACATCCGCTCCCTCGAGGAGGCCATCCGGGTAATCCCGGACATCGGGTACCCGGCGATCATCCGCCCCTCCTTCACCCTCGGGGGAACGGGCGCGGGGATCGCCTACAACCGCGAGGAGTTCGAGGAGTCGATCCGCTGGGCGCTGGACGCCTCGCCGAAGCGCACCGTTCTCGTCGAACAGTCGGTCATCGGCTGGAAGGAATTCGAGCTCGAGGTGATGCGCGACCTGGCGGACAACGTGGTCATCGTCTGTTCGATCGAGAACCTCGACCCGATGGGGGTGCACACCGGGGATTCGATCACCGTGGCCCCGGCGCAGACGCTGACCGACAAGGAGTACCAGATCATGCGCAACGCGGCCCTGCGCATCATCCGGGAGATCGGGGTCGACACCGGGGGGAGCAACATCCAGTTCGCCGTCCACCCGGAGACCGGCGAGATGGTGATCATCGAGATGAACCCGCGCGTCTCCCGTTCCTCGGCGCTCGCGTCGAAGGCCACCGGGTTCCCCATCGCCAAGATCGCCGCCAAGCTCGCCGTCGGGTACACCCTCGACGAGATCCGCAACGACATCACGCGGGAAACTCCCGCCTCCTTCGAGCCGACCATCGACTACGTGGTGACGAAGATCCCCCGCTTCACGTTCGAGAAGTTCCCGCAGACGGAGGATCTCCTCGGTACGCAGATGAAATCGGTGGGGGAGGTGATGGCGATCGGCCGCACCTTCAAGGAGTCCCTGCAGAAGGCGGTCCGTTCGCTGGAGAACGGCAGGTACGGCTTCGAGGAGATGATCCCGCCGGTCATCCCCCCGAACCCGGCGGCCCGCCGGAAGGCGATCGCCGAAAAACTGCGCAAGCCGAACTCGCTGCGCCTTTATTATGTCGGGGAGGCGTTCCGCGACGGCTGGACGGTCGGGGAAATCCGGGAAGCGACCGGAATCGACCCGTGGTTCCTCGAGAACATTCGGCAGATCATCGCGATGGAGGGCGAGATACGCGCGAAGGCGGAGGGGTTCCGGGACGGGGCGGCGAAGGACCCTGGCGCGTTCGGGACCTTTCTGCGCCGTGTGAAGGGAAACGGTTTCTCCGACCGCAGGCTTTCGAAGCTCCTGGGAATCAGCGAAGACGACTTCCGCGGGATCCGGTACGCCGCGGGGGTTCGGGCGGTCTACAAGCGGGTCGACACGTGCGGAGCGGAGTTCGAGGCGCACACACCGTACCTTTACTCGACGTACGACCGCGAGAACGAAGGGGCACCGACCGACCGGAAGAAGGTGGTGATCCTGGGCGGCGGGCCGAACCGGATCGGCCAGGGAATCGAATTCGACTACTGCTGCGTCCACGGGGTTTTCTCCCTGCGCGAGGAAGGATTCGAGACGATCATGGTGAACTGCAACCCCGAAACCGTCTCCACGGACTACGACTCCTCCGACCGCCTCTACTTCGAGCCCCTGACGAAGGAGGACGTCCTCGCCATCATCGAGGAGGAGAAGCCTGTCGGCGTGATCGTCCAGTTCGGCGGCCAGACGCCCCTGAAGCTTTCCGTCCCCCTCGAAAAGGAGGGGGTAAGGATCCTCGGAACCTCGCCGGAGAGCATCGACAGGGCGGAGGATCGCGAGCGGTTCGCGGAGATGCTGAACCTGCTGGGGCTTTCGCAGCCGCCGAACGGGATCGCCCGATCCACTCCCGATGCGGTCGCGATCGCCGCACGGATCGGCTACCCCGTCCTGCTCCGTCCGTCGTACGTCCTCGGCGGGCGGGCGATGGAGATTGTCCACGACGAGGAAGGCCTCCGCAGATACCTCACGGAGGCCGTCTCCGCTTCCGAGGCGAAACCCGTCCTCGTCGACCGGTTCCTCGAGGACGCGATCGAGATCGACGTGGACGCGATCTCCGACGGGGAAACGGTCGTCGTCGGAGGGATCATGGAACACATCGAGGAGGCGGGCGTCCATTCCGGGGATTCGGCATGCTCCCTTCCCCCGCACTCCATCTCCCGCGAGACGATCGCCGAGATCACCCGGCAGACGAAGGCGCTGGCGCGCGAGCTCTCCGTCGTCGGCCTGATGAACGTCCAGTTCGCCATCCAGCGCGGCAAGATCTTCATCCTCGAGGTCAACCCGCGCGCCTCCCGCACCATTCCGTTCGTCAGCAAGGCGATCGGGGTGCCGTTGGCCAAGCTCGCCGCCAAGGTGATGGCGGGGCGAACGCTGGCGGACCTCGGCTTCACCACGGAGGTCGTGCCGAACCACGTCTGCGTCAAGGAGGCGGTCTTCCCCTTCATCAAGTTCCCCGACGTCGACACGCTGCTCGGCCCGGAGATGAAGTCGACCGGCGAGGTGATGGGGATCGACAGGTCGTTCGGCGCCGCCTTCGCCAAGGCGCAGATCGGGGCCGGGATGATCCTGCCGCGTTCCGGGAAGGTGTTCGTGAGCGTTCGCGACGAGGACAAGGAGGGGGTTTTCGACGCCGCGGAGAGGCTGAAGAGGTGCGGCTTCTCCCTCGTCGCCACACGCGGCACGGCGGCGTTCCTGGCGGCGCGCGGGGTCCCGTGCGGCACGGTGCGGAAGGTGAACGAGGGCCGCCCCCACGTGGCGGACCTCATCCGGAACGGGGAGATCGCGATGGTCATCAACACCCCGCTCGGCGCCCAGTCGAAAGCCGACTCCTACTACATCCGGCGCGCATCGCTGGTCTACAACGTCCCGTACTTCACCACCCTGGCCGCGGCGCGCGCCGTCTCCCTCGGAATATCCACCCTGATCGCGGACGACCTGTCCGTCCGGAGCCTCCAGGAGTATCACGGGACGGCCCGCCCCGCGGGACGTTGA